The DNA sequence CCGGGAGGGCAGCGGGGCGCGCACGTAGGGGCGGCGCCCGCCGGGCAGCCTGGGGCGTTCGCCGTCGCGCCGCATCAGCCACAGCATCCTGCGGCCCACCGCCACACCCTCCTCCCAGGCGCCGGCGTCGCCGGTGAGCGGCACCACGAGGCCGCCGGGCGAGGGGCGCGCCGCGGCCATCACCCAGGCCAGGACGTCCATCGCCGAGGTGTCACGGCCGAGCCGGGCGGCCAGGTGCCCGGTGAGCCCCGGGGCCAGATTGGGTTCGACGGCACCGGGCCGGCGGTACAGGGGGCGGATCCGGCCGGTGCGGAGCACGGGCAGCAGGGAGGTGGCGAGCAGCGGGGGACCGGCGGGGCCCTGGGCGGCGCCGCCGCCCCGCGCGGCGGCCGCCTCGACCACGAAGACCTGCCGCTCGTCCGCCACCCGCCACAGCTCCGGGCGGGCCGCGTCGATCAGCCGCTGGTCGGGGATGAGCCACTGCTCGTCGAACGGGGCGTGCAGCACCCGCACCGGTTCCGGGCACGGGCCCGAGGCGCGGGCCAGCTTCCGCGTGCCCCCGCTCCCTCCCGGCAGCTGCGCGACCGCCGTGTGCGGGGTGCGGGAACGGCTCGGCTGGAACAGGGCCTCGCGGTCCGGTCCCTCGGCCCGCACCAGGGCGTCCCAACGGGCCCCCAGGGACGCCGCGTCGGGCGCCGCCGGCCAGCCCCGGCCGAGCCGCGGCGGTGCGACGGACCACGGCATGAGGTCCGCCAGCAGCGGAGCGTCGTCGTGCGTCACGCTGGGCATCGTACGACCTGGGGGAGCGGGCGGATCAGGTGGCGTCCAGGGTCACCGTGAAGGAGAAGCGGTCGCCCCGGTAGTTGATGACGGCCACGTCCAGCGGCCGGCCGGCGGTGTCGTACGTGATGCCCGTGTAGTGCAGGATCGGGCTGAGCAGCGGGACCTGGAGCAGGCGCGCCGTCTCCGGGTCCGCGAGTCGCGCCTCCACCGTGTCCGTGATGCGGCTGATGTCCGCGCCGACCACGTCCCGCAGCACCTTGGTCATCGGCCAGCGGACCAGGTCGTCCAGGTCGATGCGGGCGGCCAGTTCGGGGCGCACGTAGTTGCGGGCGTGGTTGGTCGGCTCGCCCGTCTTCTCGTCGCTGCGCAGCCGGTGGTACGCCGCCACCCGCGGCACGCCGGGGAAGTACTCGGCGAGGCCGGCCGGCACCGGTGCCGGCCCGTGCTCCAGCAACTCGGTCGTCATACCGGACTGCTGGGCCACGATCGCGTCCACCGAGCCCAGCAGCCGGACCGGCGTGCCCCGCCGGGCGCCGGGCTCGATGAAGGTGCCGCGCCGCCGATGGCGGGTGATCAGCCCCTCGTCCTCCAGCTCCTTCAGCGCCTGCCGCATGGTCAGCACGCTCACGCCGTAGTGCCCGGCCAGCTGTTCCTCGGTGGGCAGGCGCAAGGGGTCCTGGGGCGAGCGGCCGAGGATCGAGGCGCGCAGCGACTGCGACACCTGATACCAGAGCGGCAACTTGCGGTTCAGGACGATCGAGTCCGGGGCGAATGAGGTCACGGGCTATCCGTACCGGTCGGGGAACGGTCAGTGCAATGTCGGGCGCAGGGGTGGGCGGGGGCCGGGAGTCCGAGCGCGCGGCGGCCCGGGGGGCGGAGCGCGGCCGGGCTCCCGGCACCGTCCGTGGTGCGGGGGGAGCACACCGGGTCACGGGGCGCGGTAGTGACGCTCCAGGCCCTGCCACACATCGTCGTAGCCCCGCTGCAGGTGGTCCGCCCGGGCCGCGTGCGGGGTGAGCGACACCGGCCAGCGGGTTTCGAACATGAAGGCCAGGCCGTCGTCGATCTTCTGCGGGCGCAGTTCCGCCGCGCTGGCCCGTTCGAAGGTCTCCCGGTCCGGTCCGTGCGCCGACATCATGTTGTGCAACGAGCCGCCGCCCGGCACGAAGCCCTCCGCCTTCGCGTCGTACGCGCCCTCGATCAGGCCCATGTACTCGCTCATCACGTTCCGGTGGAAGTACGGCGGGCGGAAGGTGTCCTCGCCCACCAGCCAGCGCGGGGCGAAGACCACGAAGTCCACCCCGGCCAGCCCGGGGGTGTCGCTCGGCGAGGTCAGGACCGTGAAGATCGACGGGTCCGGGTGGTCGTACGAGATGGTGCCCATCACATTGAAACGGCGCAGGTCATAGGCGTACGGCACATGGTTGCCGTGCCAGGCGACGACATCCAGCGGGGAGTGGTCGTACGTCGCCGACCAGAGGTTGCCGCAGTACTTGTTCACCACCTCCACCGGGCCCTCGACGTCCTCGTACGCGGCGACGGGCGCCCGGAAGTCCCGGGCGTTGGCCAGCCCGTTGGCGCCGATCGGGCCGAGGTCGGGGAGGCGGAACGGCGCCCCGTAGTTCTCGCACACATAACCGCGGGCAGAGTCGTCGAGGAGGTCCACACGGAACCGCACACCACGAGGCACCAGCGCGATGTGTCCTGGCTCCACATGCAGCAGACCGAACTCCGTGCGCAGCAGCAGCCCGCCGCGCTCGGGGACGATCAGCAGCTCGCCGTCGGCGTCGCTGAAGACGCGGTCCATCGAGGCGGTGGCGTGGTACAGGTGCACGGCCATGCCCGTGCGCTGGGTGACGTCGCCGTTGCCCCCCAGGGTCCACAGACCGGCCAGGAAGTCGGTGCCCCCGGCCGGTTCCGGCAGCGGGTTCCAGCGCAGGCGGTTGGGGTCGGGCACGGTCTGGTTGAAGGGGGCCGAGCGCAGCGCCCCGTTGCCCGTGCGGGTGAACGCCGGGTGGGCGGCCGACGGGCGGATCCGGTACAGCCAGGAGCGGCGGTTCTCCGCGCGGGGCTCGGTGAACGCCGTGCCGCTCAGCTGCTCCGCGTACAGCCCGAGGGGGGCGCGCTGCGGCGCGTTGCGGCCCACGGGCAGGGCGCCCGGCACCGCCTCGGAGCTGTGCTCGTTGCCGAAACCGGAGAGGTGTTCCAGTCCTTCGGCGGCCTTGCGCGCGTCCCCGCTCATCTTCGGTACTCCCTTGCGATCCGATTCCTATGGAACACCGTAGGATTGCGTTTTCCCGGGCGCAAGAGGGCCGCGCGATCCCGCCGCCGTCCGGCCCCTCCTCCTCTCGGTGGAGGATCCGGAACCCGACTTCAGGTGGATTCGCTCGTTCGGACCGGTGTTCTACGCTCCCCGGCATGTCGTGGAAGCGGAACCTGATCACCGCGCTCGCGGTCTGTGTCGCGCTGGCCGGATCCGCGGGCTGCGTCTCCCGTGATGCCCGGGGGCAGGACGGGGCGTCGCCCTCGCCGGCGGGCCGGCTCCTGGACGAGCGGGACGCGGAGGGGCGCCCCTACCGAGAGGTCGACGCGCAGGACGCGCCCGAGGTCGGCGTCGAGGTGGTGCCCGACGCGGGCGGCGGCTGGGACGTACGGCTGCGGGTGCGCAACTTCCGCTTCTCGCCGGACGGGACGGGCGGACGGGCGGTGGCCGGCCGGGGTCTGGCGCACCTCGAGGTGGACGGCCGCCGCGTCGCCCTGCTGCGCACCCCCGAGTACCACCTCTCCGGCCGTCTGGTCCCGCGCGGCACCCACCAGGTCACCGCCCGCCTGTACGCCGACGACGGCTCGGTGTGGGCCGTGGACGGCGAGCCCGTGGAGAGCACGGCCGACATCACCGTGTCGGAGCGCTCGCCGGAACCGGACCCGAGCGCGGAACCGATCGCGACGGGGACGGCCACCGGGGCGGCGGTGTCCGCGTCGGCGCGGGCAGGGGTGCCGGTGCCCCCCGCGACCGGCGGACGGGTGTACGAAACGGGCGGCAGGGGCGGAACCGGAACGCGAGGTTCACCGGACGGCTCCGAACAGGCATGATGAGGCCCGTGCCCCACGCGACATCGCTCCGCCGAGCGCCGGTGCAGCGGCGCAGCGCCGAACGGCTGGCCAGAATCCTCGACGCCTGCGCCGAACTCCTCGACGAGGTCGGCTACGACGACCTCAGCACCCGCGCCGTCGCCGAGCGCGCTGGTGTGCCCATCGGCTCCGTCTACCGCTTCTTCGGCAACAAGCGCCAGATGGCCGACGCGCTCGCCCAGCGCAACCTGGAGCGCTTCTCGGAGCGGGTCACCGAACGCCTCAAGGTCACCGGCGAGCAGGGCTGGCGGCACGCCATGGACGTCGTGCTCGACGAGTACCTGGACATGAAGCGCACCGCGCCCGGCTTCTCCCTCGTCGACTTCGGCAACCAGATACCCGTCGGCGCCCGCCGGGCCGAACCCAACCACCGGGTCGCCGACCGCCTCACCGATCTGCTCTCCCTCTACCTGGGCCGCGACACCGACGAGGACCTGCGCCGCACCTTCCT is a window from the Streptomyces capillispiralis genome containing:
- a CDS encoding TetR/AcrR family transcriptional regulator — its product is MRPVPHATSLRRAPVQRRSAERLARILDACAELLDEVGYDDLSTRAVAERAGVPIGSVYRFFGNKRQMADALAQRNLERFSERVTERLKVTGEQGWRHAMDVVLDEYLDMKRTAPGFSLVDFGNQIPVGARRAEPNHRVADRLTDLLSLYLGRDTDEDLRRTFLIAVETADALVHLAFRISPEGDERVIGELREMLRAYLARVLD
- the hmgA gene encoding homogentisate 1,2-dioxygenase: MSGDARKAAEGLEHLSGFGNEHSSEAVPGALPVGRNAPQRAPLGLYAEQLSGTAFTEPRAENRRSWLYRIRPSAAHPAFTRTGNGALRSAPFNQTVPDPNRLRWNPLPEPAGGTDFLAGLWTLGGNGDVTQRTGMAVHLYHATASMDRVFSDADGELLIVPERGGLLLRTEFGLLHVEPGHIALVPRGVRFRVDLLDDSARGYVCENYGAPFRLPDLGPIGANGLANARDFRAPVAAYEDVEGPVEVVNKYCGNLWSATYDHSPLDVVAWHGNHVPYAYDLRRFNVMGTISYDHPDPSIFTVLTSPSDTPGLAGVDFVVFAPRWLVGEDTFRPPYFHRNVMSEYMGLIEGAYDAKAEGFVPGGGSLHNMMSAHGPDRETFERASAAELRPQKIDDGLAFMFETRWPVSLTPHAARADHLQRGYDDVWQGLERHYRAP
- a CDS encoding GntR family transcriptional regulator — protein: MTSFAPDSIVLNRKLPLWYQVSQSLRASILGRSPQDPLRLPTEEQLAGHYGVSVLTMRQALKELEDEGLITRHRRRGTFIEPGARRGTPVRLLGSVDAIVAQQSGMTTELLEHGPAPVPAGLAEYFPGVPRVAAYHRLRSDEKTGEPTNHARNYVRPELAARIDLDDLVRWPMTKVLRDVVGADISRITDTVEARLADPETARLLQVPLLSPILHYTGITYDTAGRPLDVAVINYRGDRFSFTVTLDAT
- a CDS encoding type ISP restriction/modification enzyme codes for the protein MPSVTHDDAPLLADLMPWSVAPPRLGRGWPAAPDAASLGARWDALVRAEGPDREALFQPSRSRTPHTAVAQLPGGSGGTRKLARASGPCPEPVRVLHAPFDEQWLIPDQRLIDAARPELWRVADERQVFVVEAAAARGGGAAQGPAGPPLLATSLLPVLRTGRIRPLYRRPGAVEPNLAPGLTGHLAARLGRDTSAMDVLAWVMAAARPSPGGLVVPLTGDAGAWEEGVAVGRRMLWLMRRDGERPRLPGGRRPYVRAPLPSRPLTLRYDRDEEALLLDGGRVAPVPPGAWDFEAGGVRVLEQWFTARTESAEPGTLAAIRPPTWPQAWTSELLELITVLALLAEGRPPRAAGAEVPDPVTPAELRAAGVLPVPAAARRPASVLDAREEGPEGQLALL